The sequence below is a genomic window from Lolium perenne isolate Kyuss_39 chromosome 7, Kyuss_2.0, whole genome shotgun sequence.
ATGTATGTAAATCGGGTTCTGACTTTGATGATTGAATTATCAAGGACCTGGGTCCTTCTAGTACACTAGGGCTACAACTGCTGGGGTCCCCTTTTCAGCATACCAAGAGGCTTTCTAGTTTATCCAATATATTTTGTTAATCTTTTCATGTTTGATTGGCTTACTCTCTGCTCCTATGTTATACATGGCCCCTTTAGACTTGTAGGTAGCTTCTTCTCTTCTATTACACTATATCTTTCCGATCAAATGTTAATTTTTACTGTTCCACATTCTGTGCAATCTGATCTGTGGCTTTTAGCATTTTAAGAAATGTCTTGGATACTTTGCAGACTGCTTTTCTTTCCTTGCACGGACCACGGAGCGTGTAGTTTCGAAACATACTTTTTTTctgtcttgcatttatcttgttgATTATCTCTATTTTGACCGAGGGTGATCATGATATTGTTATTTTGAGTAACTGCAGGCTGGTCCCGGTGAGGAAAACTACATTGCCCGGATTACGGAGTTTTTTGAAGGAATAGATCATGGATCATATTTCGCCGCTCATTGGTTTTACCGTGTGACAGATACGGTATGTGTCGAGCACGTGTTCCTCTCTTTCTCTATAGGCAATTCAGCATGTGTCTAAGACACATTTGCAGGTTATCTCACTGCAGCTGGTGGAGGTTGAAGATCATAAACATGATCATAAGCGCATTTTCCTTTCAGATCATAAGGATGATAACACGATCGACTCAATAATCTCTAAAGTTAATGTCATTTATGTTGGCCCAAATGTAAGTAATTCGCTCATTCTTTCTGAATGTGTACAGTATACTACGTACTATTTGTCATGTTTCTGTTGATCTCGACATGTTGCTTTATTGTGAAACAACTACAGATGACACTTGAAGCAAAATCAAAGATTATAGAGGAGTCAGATTTCTATTATGACATGTCGTACTCGCTGGCATGTTCCACCTTTGCAAATATGCCAGCAGGTACCCATCTCTGGATATTTTTTTTCTGTTTCCATAAGCATAGGTACACCGTTTAGTTTATCTTTTGTTGCATGTATGCAACTTATATTAAAGCTGAACAACACAATAGAGTTGGGTGGtttgatcataaaacatataggaGTACAATAGATTTGGATGGTGTGATCATTAAAACGGTGCAATATTTTAATAGACTTGGATGGTGTGAGTGCTAAGATTGTGTAATACAATACTAAAATATCCATCAATTTTTTGTACCGTGATATTTCTTGGCATGCTTTTTTGAGGAGTTATTGTCTTGCAGATATTGGTATTGCAACAGGTAGTGAAGCAACATCAGATATTTCTAGTGATGATGTTGATTCTTCTAAGGAGAAACCAAATGATGACCTTGTGTCACCACCTGATGCTCAAATGAAAACGGCAGCACTGCTGGATCTTTACTCAGGATGCGGTGCCATGTCAACCGGGCTTTGCCTAGGTGCTGCATTATCTGGCATAAAGCTGATTACAGTAAGTTTTCTTCTTAGGATGTCTTATGACTTCCGCTGAAGCTAAAGGCACTGTTATCAACTATCTTAATTCTGTTGTCTTGTGCAGCGATGGGCTGTAGATCTGAACACTCATGCTTGCAGTAGTCTAAAGCACAACCACCCATTCACACAGGTAAAAAATACAATTTGGACTGTATTGCAGTCCCTGTTTTACCAAGCTGATATGATGACCTGTATGAGTTTACTTCTAATTTGTAGGTACGAAATGAGAAGGCCGAGAATTTTCTTTCTCTCATTCGGGAGTGGAATACACTTTGCAAAAAATTTGACGTCCATAAAAGCATTTCTTTGAGCTCTGATCTACCACGGACTTCGAACGAAAATGAAGAATATGGAAATGAACCTCTCCTGAAGGGTACATTTGAGGTAGAGAGACTTGTTGATATATGCTACGGTGATCCAAATAGCATGGGAAAAGTTGGTTTGTGGTTTAAGGTACTGCAGATTTGATCATTTGAAGTGCATATTTTTTCTAATTCTTTTCTACAAACAATGTATTATTTTACTCTTTTTACTTTAGGCAATTACTATACAATGTTTGTTTAAAGATAAACACTACCTATATAGGTGCGATGGAGAACGTTTGATCCTAGTGAGGATACATGGGAGCCAGTTGGTGGCCTTAGGTTGGTATATTTTTCATCATAtttctctttgttttgttttgccaATAGTGCCTTACTTGTTAACATCTCAGCGATTCCCCTGACTGTATTAAAGAATTTGTTCAAAATGGATACAGGGAATCCATTTTACCCTTGCCTGTAAGTATATCCCTTCTTTTTTTCCTTCTGGGTTCTTGTTCTTGTGCAACCGAATGATATATTTTTTTATTCCAAAGGGCTGTGTGGATGTTATCTGTGGGGGTCCTCCTTGCCAAGGCATCAGTGGATTTAACCGGTTTAGAGAGTCCGAAGCTCCGCTGAACGATGAAAGGAACAAACAGCTGGTTGTGTTTATGGATATTGTGAACTACCTGAGACCCAAGTATGTTCTAATGGAGAATGTTGTAGATATTCTAAAATTTGCAGATGGCTTTCTTGGGAGGTACGCATTGAGTCGCCTTGTCGCCATGAGTTACCAAGCCAGACTAGGGATGATGGTTGCAGGATGCTATGGTCTACCACAGTTTAGGATGAGGGCATTCCTCTGGGGAGCTCTTCCTTCAGTGGTATATCTCTCTTTTGTGCTCTTTTTTTATCTTCTAGCAGCATGCTAAATTCGAAGGTTGTTTTGGCAATGTAGGTACTCCCAAAGTACCCTCTCCCCACCCATGATGTGGTTAAGCGCGGATTAGTGCCAAGAGCATTTATGGTACGAGAATAAGTCGCTAACCTCCATGTGTTTTTTACTATTATACATTACTAAAAAATGTTGTGATTTCAGCATTGTCTGGTTGCATATAAGGAAAATGAATATAGACACTTGGAAAAAGCTCTTGTCCTTGGAGATGCAATATCTGACTTACCCAAGGTTCGCCCTTACTGTTTTCGTTCATACTCAACTATTTTTGGAGTGCCGCCTAAACATTTGTGATCTTCTCTGTACCTATAAATTATATTGTTTTCTACAGGTTGGGAATCATCAACCCAATGATGTGATGGAGTATTCTATTAAGCCAAAAACAGAATTCCAACACTATATCCGGCTCAACCGTCAAGGTAAACCCACCTAGTATGACCCATTGAGTGTGTAAAATTAATATCAATAAGTAGTTCTCTTTTTTTAatgaattttattttcatttcttATCCCTTTCTTTGCTTAGGGACTAGTGTTTTTCTTGTATTTTCAGTCATGCTTGTGgttcaatgatgtcaccttgccaTATTTTCCACCATTTTTATTGTTTACATAATACTTTTTGATTATATTGCTGTTGAGAATAATTTTGTTTCATTCTGAGTTGTTTTGCTCTGTTATTCATTTTAAGACATGAAAGATTACTCACATGGAGATGTTACTCCTAAGGAAGGGCAGCTATTTGATCATCAACCACTACAATTAAATAGAGATGATTATGAACGAGTGCAGAAGATTCCTATAAAAAAGGCAAGCTATGGTTAAACATGTGTCACGCTCCCTCTCTTTTTGCCCTATCCTATAATTTCTAAGCATTTTTTGCAATCCAGGGGGCCAACTTCCGTGATTTGAAAGGTGTCCGGGTTGGGAAAAACAATACAGTTGAGTTTGTTCCAGATATTCCTCAAGTAGTTCTGTCTTCTGGGAAGCCATTGGTACGTAGATATGTTGTGGTTTTATCAGCTGTAATGTACATATTTCTCATGTTCTAATCATCCTTGCTTCTCTTGTAGGTTCCTAGCTATGCCATGACCTTTAACAAGGGGAAGTCACTGAAGTAAGTATATTGATTATCCCTTTGTATTATTCGTAAAACTCAATTGATAATCTTTGTTATGTTGCTTTGCAGACCTTTTGGCCGACTGTGGTGGGATGAAACAGTTGCAACTGTTGTCACTAGAGCTGAGCCTCACAACCAAGTAAGCTCATAATATTTTCAGGTGTTTGTGTGATTTTATAGATTGCCCATTGCTTTTACTATGACCGACAGTGGGTGGACCTTTTGCAGATTATTTTGCATCCCACACAGCACCGAGTTCTGACCATCCGAGAAAATGCAAGGCTGCAAGGTTTCCCAGACTACTACAGGCTGCTTGGCCCTATAAAAGAGAAGTGAGTTGATCTAACTTTACCTGAATTGTAGTGCATTGAAAAGAACCATAACCCTTTGGTTTGTGCAAGGACAGCACCTCTGAACCTTGTTTACTATTAAGCTGATTTGCTCGTTCTCTGAATGTGATTAATCTGTAGATATATTCAAGTTGGGAATGCAGTTGCCGTCCCAGTGGCTAGAGCTCTAGGGTATTCGCTTGGACTGGCTTACCAGGGTAAATTCCACGGGGACCAGTCCCTCTTCAAGCTTCCTGGGAACTTTATTCCTATTGATCATGCAACAGAGACAAGAGTAGCATCCCTAGGTGCTTCTAAAGGGGAAGTAGTGGAGACAGAATAGTTTTCTGACCGACTAGGTTGATTTGGTGTATGTACTTGAATGAGGAGTTCTCCCAACATTTTTACCTATTCATGAAAATTGATTTATCCATACACCAAACACTTGTTAACCTCTGTAAGTTGTAAATCAGAAAAGAGAGTTTTTCCATTACATACAAGTCTGTTCTTTCAAGTTGGATGGTACTACTCGCATGCTACTATTTGGTCTGAAGAACTGTGGCTTTTGCGGCTCTTCATGCTACTGTTTGCCTAACTGATTGTGGGCTGTGGCATGGTACTCATCACTTTGATGTTCTGTGGGATGAAAAGGAGGTGTCAGTAATGTTTGGGACAGTAGTAGTGATGTTAGGTATTCTCAATCTTCACCAGTACTGACTATGCCCAGTTTGGTTCTTTACAACCTTTTTTCTCTCTGTAGGATGGTACTGTCAAAGTGAAACATTTTCATGCTGTGATGCAAAAGTTGAGCTTCTGATTGCGTCATACTTTCTGTATTTAACGTTTTAACACTGTAGACAGAATGTCCACGGGTTAGCACTTTTTCTAGTCCACAATATGTCTCATTATTTTCACTTCTCTGTTTTGATGCAGGCAGTTGAGCGGTACCCTGCTGATTCAACACTGCCTGTATTCCGAATTTCTGATATGAGCCTTTTCATCTGCAGACTGAAACGATCACAGGGCTCTGTTTGATGCTAATACTTGCATAAACTTGTGGCCTGGATGGTTGGATGGCTGCTACTGCTGCAGGAGAATCAGGTTTCATGCTTTTGTTGAGGCAAAGTAAAATTTACATCTAAGCTATGCTCAGTTAAGAACTACAATATGCAATGTCCAGTTACTTTTGTTGGAATTTAAAGTGAAGTATTTTCATGTTAAAGTGAAACATTTTCCTGCCGTGATACAAAAGTAGAGCTTCTGCTTGTGTCATGGTAGACAGATTATCCACCGGTTAACACTGTTTTCAGGTTGTCCGTTTGATTATAAGCTGAAAAACTATGAACAATATATCTAGTTGGTAAGTTTGGATCCACTGTACTACTATAGTTTCTCCAGCCAAGTTCgacctgttttgtgtattttcaAACCTTCCGGAGCCAATAATTGTCGGCGACAGCTCAAAACTCATATGAGCTTCAGCTTGTATGATTCTTCCTACACTTTTTTTCTTATTCTTAATAAATGATGTGCAGCTCTGCTGCATTTTCGAGGAAAAATAATCTTTTAGAAAGAGCATGTAGGAGAAGGTCTTCCACCGCTCCCCGGGCCGATCCGATGGCCTCTCCGCCGGATTAGCCGGCCGGAGCTGGTCTAGGAGAGGCGCCGGTGTATATAGCTGTAGGTTTTGCACTTGTTTGTTCGGTTCTATGCCGGCTTTGGGCTCTATGCCCGTAGTTAGGAGTGAAGGCCGGGATCTCGGCGGTCAGATCCGGTGGTTTGTAGGGCTTATCCTTCTTGTTTCGTTGCCTCTATGGCCGGGGAAGGAAGTGGAAGGACGAGCCAGCACTCCTTCAAATAAGATCGCTCTCTGCTGCCTTCATCTGAAGTCGAGCGGCAGCGCTGACAGGCGTCCTctggccggccttggtggcgaggggaggACGCAGGCTGTTGTGTTGCTTCTTGATGCAGGTGTTTGGTGGGGCGAATTCCAGTTGCCTCGGTTTGGTGCTTGCCTTCTTCCTCTGGCCGGCTGTGGAGGCGAGGAGAGGAGAAATTTCAGCTCCATGCTGGAAGTCGTTGGTCAGGCACTGATGCTGCGTCTCCTGCGAGTGCCATCTCGATGGCAGCTGTTTGGGTTCTACACCAAGCCTATCTTCTTCGCCCACCTCCTCCTACCCGTGGCAGGAGTGGTGAGTTTGAGGGTGGGTCGTTTTGCATTGCTGGTGTTGGCAAAGAATCCTCAGCTGCAAGAAATGCCTGACAGCAGTGGAGTTGGGAAGCGATTTTGAGCATCACCTCGGCGGCGGGTGACAGCCGTCCGACATCCAAGGCCTACTCATGGCCTATCCAAAAGCTGGTGAAGGGCTCCGGCGAATGTTTAACCTCCTTTGTGAGGCCCGTCTTGAGGTCTGCTACCGCATACTACGTCTGCATAGCAGCAAGTGGCTCCGTCCCCGCTTCTAGGCATGACGGTGGCGACGCTGACCTCTGGCTCGGCGGTGGAGAAAGAGAAGGATCGAATTGCTTTCTAACATCTTTTAGTGAGGTCTTTTATGCAACTACTAGGGACCTATATTTTTTTCTTATCTCATGGGGTCCTTTGTATTAACTTGTACATCCACTGTTTGAAATTAATGAGATGCTTCCAGGCCCTTCGGGGCGCTCCTTGTTCAGAAAAATAAAGAAAGAGCATGTAAGGATTCAGTTGTTAACCATCATCAAGTGTCTCATCTTCTAAGT
It includes:
- the LOC127312223 gene encoding DNA (cytosine-5)-methyltransferase CMT1; the encoded protein is MTLEAKSKIIEESDFYYDMSYSLACSTFANMPADIGIATGSEATSDISSDDVDSSKEKPNDDLVSPPDAQMKTAALLDLYSGCGAMSTGLCLGAALSGIKLITRWAVDLNTHACSSLKHNHPFTQVRNEKAENFLSLIREWNTLCKKFDVHKSISLSSDLPRTSNENEEYGNEPLLKGTFEVERLVDICYGDPNSMGKVGLWFKVRWRTFDPSEDTWEPVGGLSDSPDCIKEFVQNGYRESILPLPGCVDVICGGPPCQGISGFNRFRESEAPLNDERNKQLVVFMDIVNYLRPKYVLMENVVDILKFADGFLGRYALSRLVAMSYQARLGMMVAGCYGLPQFRMRAFLWGALPSVVLPKYPLPTHDVVKRGLVPRAFMHCLVAYKENEYRHLEKALVLGDAISDLPKVGNHQPNDVMEYSIKPKTEFQHYIRLNRQDMKDYSHGDVTPKEGQLFDHQPLQLNRDDYERVQKIPIKKGANFRDLKGVRVGKNNTVEFVPDIPQVVLSSGKPLVPSYAMTFNKGKSLKPFGRLWWDETVATVVTRAEPHNQIILHPTQHRVLTIRENARLQGFPDYYRLLGPIKEKYIQVGNAVAVPVARALGYSLGLAYQGKFHGDQSLFKLPGNFIPIDHATETRVASLGASKGEVVETE